One segment of Prionailurus bengalensis isolate Pbe53 chromosome X, Fcat_Pben_1.1_paternal_pri, whole genome shotgun sequence DNA contains the following:
- the ASMT gene encoding acetylserotonin O-methyltransferase, which yields MLAHRWPLVSEVLFAACELGVFDLLSEAPEPLGSEAVAVRLGTSSHGTRLLLDTCVSLKLLQLETSRGKALYQNTELSSTYLVKASPKYQGNMLLYLARTTYLCWGHLAQAVRDGKNQYQEAFGVPSNELFTAIYRSEGERVQFMRGLQDVWSVSGRAVLEAFDLSPFRLICDVGGDFFKDPLPEAELYVLARVLHDWSDARCARLLARIRRACKPGGAVLVIESLLDADGRGPLTTQLYSLNMLVQTEGQERTPAQYLALLGPAGFRDVQYRRTGGLYDAILGRTGLPAGCS from the exons ATGCTCGCTCACCGCTGGCCCCTTGTTTCCGAGGTTCTGTTTGCCGCCTGTGAGCTGGGTGTGTTTGACCTCCTCTCCGAGGCCCCGGAGCCCCTGGGCTCCGAAGCAGTGGCTGTGCGTCTGGGCACCAGCTCCCATGGGACACGGCTCCTGCTGGACACCTGTGTGTCCCTGAAGCTGCTTCAGCTGGAGACGAGCAGAGGAAAAG CTTTATATCAAAACACAGAGCTCTCCAGCACCTACCTGGTCAAGGCCAGTCCCAAGTACCAGGGCAACATGCTTCTGTACCTGGCCAGGACGACGTACCTGTGCTGGGGCCACCTAGCCCAGGCCGTGAG GGACGGCAAGAACCAGTACCAGGAGGCGTTTGGGGTTCCCTCCAACGAACTCTTCACGGCCATCTACAG GTCGGAGGGCGAGCGTGTGCAGTTCATGCGCGGTCTGCAGGACGTCTGGAGCGTCAGCGGGAGAGCGGTGCTGGAGGCCTTCGACCTGTCTCCGTTCCGGCTCATCTGCGACGTCGGCG GAGATTTCTTCAAAGACCCCCTTCCGGAGGCAGAGCTCTACGTCCTGGCGAGGGTCCTGCACGACTGGAGCGACGCGCGATGTGCCCGTTTGCTGGCGAGGATCCGTCGGGCCTGCAAACCAG GGGGCGCTGTCCTGGTGATTGAAAGCCTCCTGGACGCGGACGGCCGGGGCCCTCTGACCACACAGCTCTACTCGCTAAACATGCTCGTGCAGACAGAGGGCCAGGAGAGGACCCCTGCCCAGTACCTCGCGCTCCTGGGCCCTGCCGGCTTCCGGGACGTGCAGTACAGGAGGACCGGGGGCCTGTACGATGCCATCCTAGGCAGGACGGGGCTCCCTGCCGGCTGCAGCTAG